A stretch of the Atribacterota bacterium genome encodes the following:
- a CDS encoding LacI family DNA-binding transcriptional regulator: MAEIAGVSQRTVSRVINREARVSQKTREKINRIISSTGYQVNLVARSLRKKRTGILIVFLEKNTTNYMGSFTNVFINNLNDMANDFGYKLIVSKSSAYQVEENKHDGFYLLKHGLADGAFIFDTREVDMRIDYLVNSNIPFVIIGRDNIYDSTSFVNLDNFKVGYIGAEHLIKRGRKSIVFLLGDKNFTVSQDRAKGFLQAIKEYNIIYELVKIEYGIRSPQMAYQRMKNIMDQKIPDAVFVSGDERALGVYHEIQERKLRIPQDIAVLGIDNILISEYYYPALSTIDHSIYQMSEWAMKILDIQLRDLTNQPCRRKIFQPKLIIRDST, encoded by the coding sequence ATTGCTGAAATTGCCGGTGTGTCTCAACGAACAGTTTCCCGCGTAATTAACAGAGAAGCAAGGGTTAGTCAAAAAACAAGGGAAAAGATAAACCGTATTATCAGTTCGACTGGTTATCAGGTCAATTTAGTTGCCAGGTCACTTCGAAAAAAAAGGACCGGAATCCTCATTGTTTTTTTAGAAAAAAATACCACCAATTATATGGGAAGTTTTACCAATGTTTTTATTAATAATCTGAATGATATGGCCAATGATTTTGGGTATAAACTTATTGTGTCTAAATCTTCAGCCTATCAGGTGGAAGAAAATAAACATGATGGCTTTTATTTACTAAAACATGGCCTGGCAGATGGAGCTTTTATTTTTGATACCCGTGAGGTGGACATGCGCATTGACTACCTTGTAAACAGTAATATTCCCTTTGTTATAATCGGAAGAGATAATATATATGATTCTACATCCTTTGTTAACCTGGATAACTTTAAAGTAGGATACATAGGTGCAGAGCATTTGATTAAAAGAGGCAGAAAATCAATCGTATTCCTTCTGGGTGATAAGAATTTTACCGTTAGTCAAGATCGAGCAAAAGGATTTTTACAAGCTATAAAAGAGTATAATATTATATATGAACTGGTAAAAATTGAATATGGAATCAGAAGTCCACAAATGGCATATCAGAGGATGAAAAATATTATGGATCAAAAGATTCCAGATGCAGTTTTTGTTTCTGGGGATGAAAGAGCACTCGGGGTATATCATGAGATACAGGAAAGAAAATTACGAATACCTCAGGATATCGCTGTATTAGGTATTGACAATATTTTAATATCAGAATACTATTATCCTGCCCTATCAACGATTGACCATTCTATTTATCAGATGTCCGAATGGGCTATGAAGATATTGGACATCCAGTTAAGAGATTTAACTAACCAACCCTGTCGGAGAAAGATATTCCAGCCAAAATTAATCATCCGAGATTCAACATAA
- a CDS encoding ABC transporter substrate-binding protein encodes MKKIKRSLHFFKIFLLAAIFLLSFAFNGISADKEAKILEIYHWWTSGSEKAAMDALIGQYLNEYPDVTVLESPVAGGGGLEMRQVMHTLMLAGEAPDSFQSYPFGLIPYWEADMLISIDEVWTDEVKEAVPDVVEDMCKMPDGHYYAIPCGVQQAGVFFYNTKIFAENGLTEPKTWDDFWNICETLKKKGIDPIALGDKNAWPLTYIFRTLTASQGVTYYEDFINGKVSTESHLQLVDTLEKMVKMSQYYNSDHAALTWDEAMGRVVTGAAGFSIMGDCGAGEFIVAGKEYPDDFGAFYAPGAADIFGVSLDVFALPKGTKHPVQAMNWFKIIATKEAQSSFAGPKGFIPARTDSLMGEGFSNYQKDESAVHFKEAAYYRPGMWSGTPATFMGHLQDIISQEIGINKDAAAAAKAIARIVQETDWPKQWDLTP; translated from the coding sequence TTGAAAAAAATTAAGCGATCTCTTCATTTTTTTAAAATATTTTTACTTGCTGCTATTTTTCTGCTGAGTTTTGCTTTTAACGGAATTTCTGCTGATAAAGAGGCCAAAATTTTAGAGATTTATCACTGGTGGACTTCAGGTTCAGAAAAAGCTGCCATGGACGCATTAATTGGACAATATCTCAATGAATACCCTGATGTTACTGTTTTAGAAAGCCCTGTTGCCGGTGGGGGTGGTTTGGAGATGCGGCAAGTGATGCATACATTAATGCTAGCAGGAGAAGCTCCTGATTCATTTCAGAGCTATCCGTTTGGTTTGATACCTTACTGGGAAGCAGATATGTTAATTTCTATTGATGAGGTATGGACGGATGAAGTGAAAGAAGCTGTACCAGATGTGGTAGAAGATATGTGTAAAATGCCTGATGGCCATTATTATGCCATTCCCTGCGGAGTGCAACAGGCTGGCGTTTTCTTTTACAATACCAAGATATTTGCAGAAAACGGATTAACTGAACCGAAAACATGGGATGATTTTTGGAACATTTGCGAAACTCTAAAGAAAAAAGGCATTGATCCAATTGCACTGGGTGATAAAAATGCCTGGCCATTAACATATATTTTCCGTACCCTTACTGCCAGTCAAGGAGTTACCTATTATGAAGATTTTATTAATGGGAAAGTAAGCACAGAATCACATCTGCAGCTGGTTGATACACTGGAAAAAATGGTTAAGATGAGTCAATACTATAATTCTGATCATGCAGCTCTAACCTGGGATGAAGCAATGGGGCGTGTTGTTACTGGTGCAGCAGGATTTAGTATTATGGGTGACTGTGGTGCTGGTGAATTTATTGTAGCAGGAAAGGAATATCCTGATGATTTTGGTGCTTTTTATGCTCCCGGAGCTGCTGATATTTTTGGGGTGAGCTTGGATGTATTTGCATTGCCAAAAGGCACTAAGCATCCCGTTCAGGCAATGAACTGGTTTAAGATTATTGCTACGAAGGAAGCTCAAAGTTCTTTTGCAGGACCTAAGGGTTTTATCCCTGCCAGAACTGATTCATTAATGGGTGAAGGTTTCTCTAATTATCAGAAAGATGAATCAGCTGTTCACTTCAAGGAAGCTGCATATTATCGTCCTGGAATGTGGAGTGGTACTCCAGCAACCTTTATGGGTCATTTGCAGGATATTATATCTCAGGAAATCGGAATTAATAAGGATGCTGCGGCTGCTGCGAAAGCCATAGCCAGGATTGTTCAAGAAACTGATTGGCCAAAACAATGGGATTTAACACCATAA
- a CDS encoding sugar ABC transporter permease — translation MEQGKKEKLIALMVILPGLIIIFIFYYIFTGWNFIISLTDWEGFIPSYNIIGLKNYIQLFHDSLFWISLKNNILLIVLFVPGVIIIGLLMAILLDQNVKGEGIFRSIYLLPFSLSFVVTATLWSWMYSPRDGIINFILQKMNLESFQQGWITSPQLVMYCIIIALIWQFAGYSCIIFLAGIRSIPQTQIAAARVDGASNITIYRRIILPQLKASFITSFIVFMCFALKAFDFIWVLNRGGPGYSSHILGITMFKETFSFDRFAYGASYSTIILLLSMVIVIPFLLRIYREK, via the coding sequence TTGGAACAGGGTAAGAAAGAAAAACTAATTGCTTTAATGGTCATTTTGCCTGGTCTCATCATTATATTCATCTTTTATTATATTTTTACAGGATGGAATTTTATTATTTCCTTAACTGATTGGGAAGGATTTATTCCCAGTTATAATATTATCGGACTAAAGAATTATATACAGCTTTTTCATGATTCTCTATTTTGGATTTCATTAAAAAATAATATATTATTAATTGTTCTTTTTGTTCCCGGAGTAATAATTATAGGTTTATTAATGGCAATTTTGCTTGATCAAAATGTGAAGGGAGAAGGGATTTTCCGCAGCATATATCTATTGCCTTTCTCGCTCTCTTTCGTAGTAACGGCAACTTTATGGTCTTGGATGTACAGTCCCAGGGATGGAATAATCAATTTTATTCTTCAAAAAATGAACCTTGAATCTTTTCAGCAAGGATGGATTACAAGTCCCCAGCTGGTAATGTATTGTATTATCATTGCTCTTATCTGGCAATTTGCCGGTTATTCCTGTATTATTTTTTTGGCAGGAATCCGATCAATTCCCCAAACTCAAATAGCTGCAGCCAGAGTGGATGGAGCTTCAAATATTACCATTTATAGGCGAATTATTTTACCTCAATTAAAAGCATCTTTTATTACATCTTTTATTGTTTTTATGTGTTTTGCATTGAAGGCATTTGATTTTATCTGGGTTCTTAATCGTGGTGGACCTGGATATTCTTCCCATATTTTGGGGATAACTATGTTTAAAGAGACTTTTTCTTTTGATCGTTTTGCTTATGGGGCATCTTATTCAACAATAATTTTATTACTCAGTATGGTTATTGTTATTCCCTTTTTATTACGTATTTATAGGGAGAAATAG
- a CDS encoding carbohydrate ABC transporter permease yields the protein MNTIKPTRIVLYGLLILLVIYSLLPLWSCIVTALKSSKEVVLTTPITPPVEPTMVKLIESIDLLKRSLINSIILVFSGVMVATFFGSFLGYIFSKCKFRGSFFIFILVVLCLYIPPQVQLIPMVRTISRLHLFGNLGALVLLYMLFGIPMCTFVFKTFYDDEIPNSFINAAKVDGAGIWTIYRRVILPLSVLPFVVAALLQVVVIWNDFIWGLVLTSGKANLPITVAMANLKGSFVAEWNLQMAGALWVSLPTLIIFIFLGKYIIRGYSNV from the coding sequence ATGAATACAATCAAACCGACTCGGATAGTCTTGTATGGATTGTTAATATTACTAGTTATATACAGCCTGCTTCCATTATGGAGTTGTATTGTTACTGCCTTAAAAAGCTCAAAAGAGGTTGTGCTAACAACGCCGATTACACCACCGGTGGAGCCAACAATGGTAAAACTTATTGAATCCATCGATTTATTAAAAAGGTCTTTAATCAATAGCATAATCCTGGTCTTTTCCGGTGTTATGGTTGCCACTTTCTTTGGTTCTTTTTTAGGATACATCTTTTCCAAGTGTAAATTTCGAGGGTCATTTTTTATCTTCATTCTGGTGGTATTATGTCTTTATATCCCACCCCAGGTGCAACTGATACCTATGGTTCGCACTATTTCAAGATTGCATTTATTTGGAAATCTGGGTGCTCTGGTTTTGTTGTATATGTTGTTTGGGATTCCTATGTGTACTTTTGTCTTTAAAACATTCTATGATGATGAAATACCAAATAGTTTCATTAATGCTGCCAAGGTGGATGGTGCAGGTATATGGACAATTTACCGACGTGTTATTCTACCGCTCTCAGTCCTTCCTTTTGTGGTAGCTGCCCTGCTACAGGTAGTTGTAATTTGGAATGATTTTATTTGGGGACTGGTCCTGACCAGTGGTAAGGCGAATTTACCGATAACAGTTGCCATGGCCAATTTAAAGGGTTCTTTCGTGGCGGAATGGAATTTACAAATGGCAGGTGCCTTATGGGTATCTTTGCCTACCTTGATTATTTTTATCTTTTTAGGAAAGTATATTATTCGTGGTTATAGTAATGTATAG
- a CDS encoding ABC transporter ATP-binding protein — translation MANLTIKGLTKKYDETIAVNKLDLEVKDREFLVLVGPSGCGKTTVLNSIAGLVNINEGEIWFGEELVDAPQKKIFKIPQQRGVAMVFQDYAIYPHMTVYSNMAFPLEVRKIESKEIEKRVTQAAKLLGIDHLLQRKPKALSGGQKQRIALGRAIVRNPKIFLMDEPLANLDAKLRVQARVDLKKLQEELGVTTIFVTHDQIEAMTMGDRIALMNNGRIEQIGTPLDLYLKPKNIFVADFIGSPPINKFQGNLVKKEKNIGIDLRFLFYPLTAEQSESIVDKEFSKIIIGIRPENVLIVRNQKEGLFQANILRIEPVGKEYNIHLKVEQTLFISIENSVDYFREGDTVWITFSKDYIYLFNQESGEVLS, via the coding sequence ATGGCCAACTTAACCATTAAAGGATTGACTAAAAAATATGATGAAACAATTGCTGTAAATAAGTTGGATTTAGAAGTTAAAGATCGAGAATTCCTAGTTTTAGTGGGACCCTCGGGTTGTGGCAAAACAACTGTTTTAAACAGTATTGCTGGTCTGGTAAATATCAATGAAGGGGAAATATGGTTTGGGGAAGAATTAGTTGATGCCCCACAGAAGAAAATATTTAAAATTCCCCAGCAACGTGGAGTAGCAATGGTTTTTCAGGATTACGCAATCTATCCACATATGACAGTTTATTCCAATATGGCATTTCCTCTGGAAGTTCGGAAAATAGAGAGTAAGGAGATAGAGAAAAGAGTAACACAAGCTGCAAAATTATTGGGTATCGATCATTTACTCCAGAGAAAACCTAAGGCGTTGAGTGGTGGGCAAAAACAACGGATTGCTTTAGGCAGAGCAATAGTAAGAAATCCAAAAATATTTTTGATGGATGAGCCATTAGCTAATCTTGACGCTAAACTTCGTGTACAGGCACGGGTGGATTTAAAAAAATTGCAAGAAGAATTAGGAGTCACCACTATCTTTGTGACCCACGACCAGATTGAAGCCATGACCATGGGTGACCGAATTGCATTAATGAACAATGGCCGGATTGAACAGATTGGGACACCGCTTGATTTGTATCTAAAACCGAAAAACATATTTGTCGCTGATTTTATCGGTAGCCCGCCTATTAATAAATTCCAGGGAAATCTAGTGAAGAAAGAAAAAAACATCGGTATTGATTTGCGGTTTTTATTTTATCCCTTAACTGCAGAACAAAGTGAATCCATTGTTGACAAAGAATTTTCCAAAATAATCATCGGAATAAGGCCAGAAAATGTTCTGATTGTTCGTAATCAAAAAGAAGGCTTATTTCAAGCAAACATACTACGCATTGAACCAGTTGGGAAAGAGTATAACATTCATCTCAAAGTAGAACAGACGCTATTCATATCAATTGAAAATTCTGTAGATTATTTTCGGGAAGGAGATACAGTGTGGATTACTTTTTCTAAAGATTATATTTATCTATTTAATCAAGAATCCGGTGAAGTTCTTTCTTAA
- a CDS encoding carbon-nitrogen hydrolase family protein — translation MSKKFKIALAQIDCQLKDKDKNIDHTLEILDQVKGHADIICFPELFTTGYDFEVIGSAFYDLAETIPGETTAILCKKARQYKMAIIGGIVEKDEFSPDILYDSAIVINKEGEIAGKYRKYFLYPLEHRYFKAGKEIPIFNLGTIRVGAAICYDHAFPELFRVLTLKGAQIIFILSAIPEGFQYLLNLRACARAQDNQVFIAHVNRVGQDGETRYCGLSKIVNPRGELISEASPTSEDVIIEQINLEMIMQERKQEKITKSLRAEIYQELKRLI, via the coding sequence ATGAGTAAGAAATTTAAAATTGCACTGGCACAAATCGATTGTCAGCTTAAGGATAAGGATAAAAATATTGACCATACCCTGGAAATTTTAGACCAAGTTAAAGGACATGCCGATATCATCTGTTTCCCGGAGCTATTTACTACTGGTTATGATTTTGAAGTAATCGGAAGTGCCTTTTATGACCTGGCAGAAACGATTCCGGGCGAAACTACTGCAATATTGTGCAAGAAAGCCAGACAATACAAGATGGCTATCATCGGAGGCATTGTGGAAAAAGATGAGTTCAGTCCAGATATCCTCTATGATTCTGCCATTGTTATCAATAAAGAGGGAGAAATAGCCGGGAAATATCGAAAATATTTTCTGTATCCCTTAGAACATAGATATTTTAAAGCCGGGAAAGAAATTCCAATATTTAATCTGGGAACTATCCGAGTGGGAGCTGCAATCTGTTATGACCATGCTTTTCCTGAATTATTTCGAGTGCTTACTCTGAAGGGTGCGCAAATTATCTTTATTCTTTCGGCAATACCGGAAGGATTTCAGTATCTTTTAAATTTGCGGGCTTGTGCCAGAGCACAGGATAACCAGGTCTTTATTGCTCATGTTAACAGAGTTGGGCAGGATGGGGAAACTCGATATTGTGGCTTGAGCAAAATTGTAAATCCCAGAGGTGAACTTATATCAGAAGCCTCACCGACTTCGGAAGATGTGATTATTGAGCAGATTAATCTAGAAATGATTATGCAGGAAAGAAAACAGGAGAAAATCACAAAAAGCCTTAGAGCTGAAATTTATCAGGAGCTAAAACGGCTTATATAA
- a CDS encoding glycoside hydrolase family 38 C-terminal domain-containing protein encodes MSKEIKIHIISHTHWDREWFLDNKYTSEWLIPFFNSLFSILKKETEYTFVLDGQSLIVEDFFKELRRQKRDSSKYRKLIQKYCKQRRVLIGPYYMQPDSQLVSGESLVRNLLIGHQIAERLGSIMKAGWLLDNFGQVSQTVQIHDQFNLKGLFVWRGVEMEPTGIRSEFLWESPDKTKLLAIYLLSSYRNAMRLGRYKEIMNERILNEVQKIFPFATTSNVLLMNGYDQEMVPDEFISDLKRQSFPNMQVTQSTPEKYLETIKKENPELKVLKGALYSGRYISVFPGTLSTRVYLKFLNDQCQQELERYAEPLSVLSWLAGWKYNRKELMDCWKKLLKNHPHDNICGVSIDDVHTGMEKSFHHILSKSRHISNNKLNELAMSVDTSAKPKDSTTYLLFNPTQEIRNKVLSITRNQKRKTTFIDSQGRELLQEKVNTNSYHVYVEGIPSFGFKAIYTSNKQEKSSRSSKLTISDQVIVEKNRIENKFVQITINNNGNIDVFDKINQCHYRGLGSFIDSADAGDEYNYSYPENDIIFSTENCKARIEIIEKSSLKVIVKISLGMQLPESLSADRKTRLNRYREFPIITWISLEAQSPIIRFKTSLKNTVKDHRLRVLFSSDIDTRYSFAGTQFDITRHRIKVGTFDDHNIPDNVQRIMIGAREKKPVMTFPHCSFVDINNGQRGIALLDRGLKEYEILPERNTIAITLFRSIGWLARGDLLTRIGDAGPTIFTPEAQCLRQMTFHYALVFHQGDCYQGGIPRLAEEFNIPPRLVKTNNGHKGNWKENKSILQVKSKNDILRVTALKKMEKGSATILRLFNCSPNKVRGEISADNIIRKVYLVNLKEEIIKEIQTLNKYKFKLTVKPKKIVTLKLFLEKQRLIGTKRDFISNQKNVEFLDIENSYEANFNTLKTVPLLSRSDILQEELRIKEIEKKLEKAKKRIINIRNRMHKDDHPDSANSREFDFCYHRARGDVEAFQREMLEANLSLLLAKKKYLQTYAQKPSYIGESLKEINEKLRKIGYALNNARINKRAYEYIVEYYQHRLNILQNKTTLPSNFKQN; translated from the coding sequence ATGTCAAAAGAAATAAAAATACATATTATTTCTCATACTCATTGGGATCGGGAATGGTTTTTAGACAATAAATATACCAGTGAGTGGTTAATTCCTTTTTTTAACTCTCTATTTTCAATACTAAAAAAAGAGACTGAATATACATTTGTATTGGATGGACAGAGTCTGATTGTGGAAGATTTTTTTAAGGAATTGAGAAGACAAAAAAGGGATTCTTCAAAATATCGTAAATTAATACAAAAGTATTGTAAACAGAGGAGGGTTCTAATTGGCCCCTACTATATGCAACCTGACAGTCAATTAGTCAGCGGCGAATCCTTAGTCCGAAATTTGTTAATTGGACATCAAATTGCGGAAAGACTTGGTAGTATCATGAAAGCGGGATGGTTGTTAGATAATTTTGGTCAGGTATCTCAGACTGTTCAAATACATGATCAGTTTAACCTGAAAGGATTGTTTGTTTGGAGGGGAGTTGAAATGGAACCGACTGGGATCCGTTCTGAATTTTTATGGGAAAGTCCAGATAAAACTAAATTACTTGCAATCTATCTCTTAAGCAGTTATCGGAATGCTATGCGCCTGGGAAGGTACAAAGAAATTATGAATGAAAGAATTTTAAATGAAGTTCAAAAAATATTTCCTTTTGCCACTACTTCCAATGTTCTGTTAATGAACGGCTATGACCAGGAAATGGTCCCGGATGAATTTATTTCAGATTTAAAAAGACAATCTTTCCCGAATATGCAAGTAACACAAAGTACGCCTGAAAAATATCTAGAAACCATTAAAAAAGAAAATCCTGAATTAAAGGTACTGAAGGGAGCTCTTTATAGTGGACGATACATATCAGTATTTCCAGGTACACTATCAACGAGGGTATATTTAAAGTTTCTGAATGACCAATGTCAGCAAGAACTGGAAAGGTATGCAGAGCCTTTATCAGTTCTATCTTGGTTGGCAGGATGGAAATATAATAGAAAAGAATTAATGGACTGTTGGAAAAAATTATTAAAGAATCATCCCCATGATAATATTTGTGGAGTTAGTATCGATGATGTTCATACGGGTATGGAGAAAAGCTTTCATCATATTTTGTCAAAATCACGTCATATTTCAAATAATAAACTGAATGAACTCGCTATGAGTGTTGATACCTCAGCTAAACCAAAAGATTCCACAACTTACTTGTTGTTTAATCCTACTCAAGAGATTCGAAATAAGGTCCTCAGCATCACCAGAAATCAGAAGAGAAAAACTACTTTTATTGATTCACAGGGAAGAGAATTACTGCAAGAAAAAGTGAATACGAATAGTTATCATGTTTATGTAGAGGGAATTCCCTCTTTCGGATTTAAAGCGATTTATACCAGTAATAAGCAAGAAAAGTCTTCTCGGAGTTCAAAATTGACCATTTCTGATCAAGTGATTGTAGAAAAAAATAGAATAGAAAATAAATTTGTACAAATTACAATAAATAATAATGGGAACATAGATGTGTTTGATAAAATCAATCAATGTCATTATCGAGGACTGGGAAGTTTTATTGATAGTGCTGATGCTGGAGACGAATACAACTATTCCTATCCTGAAAATGATATTATTTTTAGTACTGAAAATTGTAAAGCAAGAATAGAAATAATTGAAAAAAGCAGTCTAAAGGTAATTGTGAAAATAAGTCTGGGTATGCAATTACCTGAATCTCTCTCTGCAGACCGGAAAACACGTTTAAATAGATACAGAGAATTTCCAATTATTACCTGGATTTCTCTCGAAGCCCAATCACCTATTATTCGCTTTAAGACAAGTTTAAAAAATACCGTCAAGGATCATCGGTTAAGAGTTTTATTTTCTTCAGATATCGATACCCGGTATTCTTTTGCAGGCACTCAATTTGATATTACAAGACATCGGATTAAAGTAGGGACTTTTGATGATCATAATATCCCGGACAATGTGCAACGTATTATGATTGGAGCAAGAGAGAAAAAGCCCGTAATGACTTTCCCCCATTGTAGTTTTGTTGATATCAATAATGGGCAAAGAGGAATAGCATTATTAGATAGAGGCCTAAAGGAGTATGAAATTCTTCCTGAGCGAAACACAATTGCCATTACTCTTTTTCGATCAATTGGTTGGTTGGCCAGGGGGGATCTCTTAACCAGGATCGGTGATGCCGGACCTACAATTTTTACCCCTGAAGCTCAATGTTTACGTCAAATGACTTTTCACTATGCCCTTGTCTTCCACCAGGGAGATTGTTACCAGGGAGGTATACCCCGATTAGCGGAAGAGTTTAATATCCCTCCCAGGTTAGTGAAGACTAATAATGGTCATAAGGGTAATTGGAAAGAGAATAAGAGTATATTACAGGTAAAATCGAAAAACGATATTTTGAGAGTAACTGCACTAAAAAAGATGGAAAAAGGAAGTGCCACTATTCTTAGATTATTCAACTGTTCTCCGAATAAGGTAAGAGGAGAGATTTCAGCAGATAATATAATTCGAAAAGTATATCTGGTTAATCTTAAGGAAGAAATCATCAAGGAGATTCAAACTTTAAATAAATACAAATTTAAATTAACTGTAAAACCCAAAAAGATTGTTACCCTAAAATTATTCTTAGAAAAGCAGAGATTAATTGGTACAAAGAGAGATTTTATTTCCAATCAGAAAAATGTTGAATTTTTAGACATTGAAAATAGTTATGAAGCAAATTTTAATACCCTCAAGACAGTTCCATTGCTTTCCAGGAGTGATATTCTTCAAGAAGAGCTGAGAATAAAGGAAATCGAGAAAAAACTTGAAAAAGCAAAAAAGAGGATTATTAACATTAGAAATAGGATGCATAAAGATGACCATCCTGATTCAGCAAATTCAAGAGAATTTGATTTTTGTTACCATAGGGCGAGAGGAGATGTAGAAGCCTTTCAAAGAGAGATGCTGGAAGCAAATTTATCGCTATTGCTGGCAAAGAAAAAATATCTCCAGACTTATGCTCAGAAACCCAGTTACATTGGGGAGTCCTTGAAAGAAATAAATGAGAAATTAAGAAAAATAGGATATGCCTTGAATAATGCCAGGATTAATAAAAGAGCTTATGAATATATTGTTGAATATTACCAACATCGTCTAAATATTCTTCAAAATAAGACCACTCTTCCATCTAATTTTAAGCAGAATTAA